A portion of the Brevundimonas pondensis genome contains these proteins:
- a CDS encoding ammonium transporter, which translates to MTSPTISRAAAFCCGLFAVALCAPAFAAVPPNLLAHQVPLALDGPGTAWILTSTAFVLMMTLPGLALFYGGMVRKKNLIATIAHSTAAMAIVTVLWFVAGYTLSFGTVDGPANGFIGSLQALFLNGVGVKTAHALTPGLPEFLWISYQLTFAIITPALIAGAFAERIKFSASVLFFTLWHLIVYAPICHQVWGGGWMGELGVLDFAGGAVVHVNAGVAGLVCAIVLGPRHGWGRDNMAPHNLAFTAIGTGLLFVGWMGFNGGSAAGANEIAAVAVFNTLLAPAAAAVGWIAVEWTLKKKPTLLGLLTGVVAGLVAITPAAGFVDPRGAFLIGLISGPIAYVGAVWLKHKLKYDDSLDAFGVHGIAGIAGALLTGVFANAAINPLAEGATVWKQAVGLGGAMVWSAVGTFVVLMICKYTVGLRVEKEAEIEGLDYSQHGEAMH; encoded by the coding sequence ATGACATCACCGACGATTTCCAGGGCCGCAGCATTCTGTTGCGGCCTTTTCGCCGTTGCGCTTTGCGCGCCCGCCTTCGCCGCCGTGCCGCCGAACCTGTTGGCGCATCAGGTCCCGCTGGCGCTGGACGGTCCCGGCACGGCCTGGATCCTGACCTCAACGGCCTTCGTGCTGATGATGACCCTGCCGGGGCTGGCGCTCTTCTATGGCGGCATGGTGCGCAAGAAGAACCTGATCGCCACCATCGCCCATTCCACGGCGGCCATGGCCATCGTCACCGTCCTGTGGTTCGTCGCCGGCTACACCCTGTCCTTCGGCACCGTCGACGGTCCGGCCAACGGCTTCATCGGCAGCCTTCAGGCCCTGTTCCTCAACGGCGTCGGGGTGAAGACCGCCCACGCCCTGACCCCCGGCCTGCCCGAGTTCCTGTGGATCAGCTATCAGCTGACCTTCGCCATCATCACCCCGGCCCTGATCGCGGGGGCTTTCGCCGAGCGCATCAAGTTCTCGGCCAGCGTCCTCTTCTTCACCCTGTGGCACCTGATCGTCTATGCGCCGATCTGCCATCAGGTCTGGGGCGGCGGCTGGATGGGCGAGCTGGGCGTGCTCGACTTCGCCGGCGGGGCCGTGGTCCACGTCAACGCGGGCGTGGCCGGTCTGGTCTGCGCCATCGTTCTGGGTCCGCGCCACGGCTGGGGCCGGGACAACATGGCCCCGCACAACCTGGCTTTCACCGCCATCGGCACCGGCCTGCTGTTCGTGGGCTGGATGGGCTTCAACGGCGGCTCGGCCGCGGGCGCCAACGAGATCGCCGCCGTCGCCGTCTTCAACACCCTGCTGGCTCCCGCCGCCGCCGCCGTCGGCTGGATCGCGGTGGAGTGGACGCTGAAGAAGAAGCCGACCCTGCTGGGCCTGCTGACCGGCGTGGTCGCCGGTCTGGTCGCCATCACCCCTGCCGCCGGCTTCGTCGACCCCAGGGGCGCCTTCCTGATCGGCCTGATCTCCGGCCCGATCGCCTATGTCGGCGCAGTCTGGCTGAAGCACAAACTCAAGTACGACGACAGCCTCGACGCCTTCGGGGTGCACGGTATCGCCGGGATCGCCGGCGCCCTGCTGACCGGGGTCTTCGCCAACGCCGCCATCAACCCCTTGGCCGAAGGCGCCACGGTCTGGAAACAGGCTGTCGGCCTGGGCGGCGCCATGGTCTGGAGCGCCGTCGGCACCTTCGTCGTCCTGATGATCTGCAAATACACCGTCGGCCTGCGCGTCGAGAAGGAGGCCGAGATCGAGGGCCTCGACTACAGCCAGCACGGCGAGGCCATGCACTGA
- a CDS encoding cysteine hydrolase family protein — translation MRQALLIIDVQPIFNPPGWLITGINRLIGTMPSVATVERHDEAVTPFARQLGWTPAPDDDSLIKADVIHVKHGYAPTPETIAHLKSLNPERVLVCGIQADTCVLAAGFALFDAGLTPTLIEDLTVGSSLDRSGLLGARLWRHHFRHVVRTTDL, via the coding sequence ATGCGTCAGGCCCTGCTGATCATCGACGTCCAGCCCATCTTCAATCCGCCGGGCTGGCTGATCACGGGGATCAATCGCCTGATCGGAACCATGCCCTCGGTCGCCACCGTCGAGCGCCACGACGAGGCCGTCACCCCCTTCGCGCGCCAGCTCGGCTGGACCCCGGCTCCAGACGACGACAGCCTGATCAAGGCCGATGTCATCCATGTGAAACACGGCTACGCCCCGACGCCCGAGACGATCGCCCATCTGAAAAGCCTGAACCCCGAGCGGGTTCTGGTCTGCGGCATCCAAGCCGACACCTGCGTCCTGGCCGCCGGCTTCGCCCTGTTCGACGCGGGCCTGACGCCGACCCTGATCGAAGACCTGACCGTGGGCTCTTCGTTGGATCGCTCGGGCCTGCTGGGCGCCCGGCTGTGGCGGCATCACTTCAGACATGTAGTCCGCACGACGGACCTCTAG
- the ligD gene encoding DNA ligase D, with product MAARGELDTYQAMRNFGVTPEPKGRKAKTRQTRLRYLIQRHAASHLHYDFRIEHDGVLKSWAVTKAPSRDPHVKRLAVEVEDHPLDYGGFEGTIPAGNYGAGTVQLWDVGEWAPQDADLDAAFRKGVVKLTLDGERLKGGWALIRLKSDRGKPSKRPNWLLLKEKDAYAVEGEGDALAEIDASVISGRSLAEIAAGPAEWTSSKPAARKAARPPPQPAAKPLAKPHAFVPIQLCQIAARPPSATGWAHEIKFDGYRIQIATGGGRAILRTRKGLDWTDRFPELAADAARWPDGVLDGELCALDERHMPDFSALQTAISEGATDSLVYFAFDLLFDGPEDLRKLPLSHRKARLQALIDRAPRVAAERLRYVEHFSASGQTILESACRMNLEGVISKKLDAPYQAGRAAAWVKSKCRGRDEVVIGGWSSEGGSRFRSLLVGVQTKGGLRYLGRVGTGYSAALTKRLTAALKAAAADRSPFIGANIPEDGNDIHWTTPALVAEIEHGGYTEAGSLRQAAFKGLREDKAPSDVTDAPQPPAATSSKLIVAGVTITHPDKIMWPALDDHVAVTKADLIAYYEAAAERLLPHILDRPVSIIRAPDGIGGERFFQRHALTSRVPGLRPIDVGEGRPYLAVIDLGGLIAVGQSGGLELHPWGCKPGDPETPDQITFDLDPDEGLAFDDVVAAANLLKPRLEALGLTPFVKTTGGKGLHVVVPIKADARSRVEWDTAKAFAKGVSEAMKADHPDRFTTTLAKKARGGKIFLDYLRNGRMATAVAPWSPRARPGAGIAFPLRWDQVKPGLEPTAFNLWSAAELLQTSDPWLDFRSAAASLKPALKQLKL from the coding sequence ATGGCGGCGCGCGGCGAACTCGACACCTATCAGGCCATGCGGAACTTCGGCGTCACGCCGGAGCCCAAGGGCCGCAAGGCGAAAACCCGTCAGACCCGCCTGCGCTACCTGATCCAGCGCCACGCCGCGTCGCACCTGCACTACGACTTCCGCATCGAGCACGACGGGGTCCTCAAGTCCTGGGCCGTGACCAAGGCCCCCTCGCGCGACCCCCATGTCAAACGTCTGGCGGTCGAGGTCGAGGACCATCCGCTCGACTACGGCGGCTTCGAGGGGACCATCCCGGCGGGGAACTATGGCGCGGGCACGGTGCAGTTGTGGGACGTCGGCGAATGGGCGCCTCAGGACGCGGATCTGGACGCGGCCTTCAGGAAGGGCGTGGTCAAGCTGACCCTCGACGGCGAGCGGTTGAAGGGCGGCTGGGCCCTGATCCGGCTCAAGTCCGACCGAGGGAAACCCTCCAAACGCCCCAACTGGCTGCTGCTCAAGGAGAAGGACGCCTATGCCGTCGAGGGCGAAGGCGACGCCCTGGCCGAGATCGACGCCTCGGTGATCAGCGGGCGCAGCCTGGCTGAAATCGCCGCTGGCCCCGCCGAATGGACATCGTCCAAACCCGCCGCCCGCAAGGCTGCGCGCCCGCCGCCACAGCCGGCAGCCAAACCGCTGGCCAAACCCCACGCCTTCGTCCCCATCCAGCTGTGCCAGATCGCCGCCCGACCGCCCTCGGCCACCGGCTGGGCGCACGAGATCAAGTTCGACGGCTACCGGATTCAGATCGCGACCGGCGGCGGCCGCGCGATCTTGCGCACCCGCAAGGGTCTGGACTGGACTGACCGCTTTCCCGAACTGGCCGCCGACGCCGCCCGCTGGCCCGACGGCGTGCTGGACGGCGAGCTGTGCGCCCTGGACGAGCGTCACATGCCGGACTTCTCGGCCCTGCAGACGGCCATCTCGGAGGGCGCGACCGACAGCCTGGTCTATTTCGCCTTCGACCTGCTGTTCGACGGGCCCGAGGACCTGCGCAAACTGCCGTTGTCGCACCGCAAGGCCCGGCTTCAGGCCCTGATCGATCGCGCCCCCAGGGTCGCCGCCGAGCGCCTGCGCTACGTCGAGCATTTCAGCGCCAGCGGCCAGACCATTCTGGAAAGCGCCTGCCGCATGAATCTAGAGGGCGTCATCTCCAAGAAGCTCGACGCCCCCTATCAGGCGGGCCGCGCGGCCGCCTGGGTCAAGTCCAAGTGCCGGGGGCGCGACGAGGTGGTGATCGGCGGCTGGTCGTCCGAGGGTGGCAGCCGCTTCCGCTCCCTGCTGGTCGGGGTTCAGACGAAGGGCGGGCTGCGGTATCTGGGCCGCGTCGGCACGGGCTATTCGGCAGCCTTGACCAAACGCCTGACAGCGGCGCTGAAAGCCGCCGCCGCCGACCGCTCCCCCTTCATCGGCGCCAATATCCCCGAGGACGGGAATGACATCCACTGGACCACCCCGGCCCTGGTCGCCGAGATCGAACACGGCGGCTACACCGAGGCGGGGTCGTTGCGTCAGGCCGCCTTCAAGGGCCTGCGCGAGGACAAGGCGCCGTCCGACGTGACCGACGCGCCCCAACCGCCCGCCGCCACGTCCAGCAAACTGATCGTCGCGGGCGTCACCATCACCCATCCCGACAAGATCATGTGGCCCGCGCTCGACGACCACGTCGCTGTCACCAAGGCCGACCTGATCGCCTATTACGAAGCCGCCGCCGAGCGCCTCCTGCCCCACATCCTCGACCGTCCCGTCTCCATCATCCGCGCCCCCGACGGCATCGGCGGCGAGCGCTTCTTCCAGCGCCACGCCCTGACGAGCCGCGTCCCGGGCCTGCGGCCGATCGACGTCGGCGAGGGCAGGCCCTACCTCGCCGTCATCGACCTCGGCGGCCTGATCGCCGTCGGCCAGTCGGGTGGTCTGGAGTTGCATCCCTGGGGCTGCAAGCCCGGCGATCCCGAGACCCCGGACCAGATCACCTTCGACCTCGACCCCGACGAGGGCCTCGCCTTCGATGACGTCGTCGCCGCCGCCAACCTGCTGAAACCGCGGCTCGAGGCCCTCGGCCTGACCCCCTTCGTCAAAACCACCGGCGGCAAGGGTCTGCACGTCGTCGTCCCAATCAAGGCCGACGCCCGCAGCCGGGTGGAATGGGACACGGCCAAGGCCTTCGCCAAGGGAGTCTCGGAGGCGATGAAGGCCGACCATCCCGATCGCTTCACCACCACCCTGGCCAAGAAGGCGCGTGGCGGAAAAATCTTCCTCGACTATCTGCGCAACGGTCGCATGGCCACCGCCGTCGCCCCCTGGTCGCCGCGCGCCCGCCCCGGCGCGGGGATCGCCTTCCCCCTGAGGTGGGACCAGGTGAAGCCGGGGCTGGAACCGACAGCCTTCAACCTATGGAGCGCCGCCGAACTGTTGCAGACGTCCGATCCATGGCTGGATTTCCGTTCGGCCGCCGCGTCTTTGAAACCGGCGCTGAAACAGCTGAAGCTCTAA
- a CDS encoding NAD(P)-dependent oxidoreductase, translated as MQKGGRSNPGGFLIEQRRLEKQPAELRVRAFTEITLKPTAASGTVQASRCTDCGVPFCQNACPLQNNIPDWLALSADGDLREAWRVASATSTMPEICGRICPQDRLCEGACTLQQSGWDGVTIGSVEAWIADAAFDNGWVEPIRPLVERGQSVAVVGSGPAGLAAADRLRSDGYQVTIYDRHDRAGGLLTYGIPGFKLEKRIVQRRIDRLIEGRVQFVLNTNVGVDVSMDELRSRHDAVLLAMGVYQARTLSVPGRGPNDTVAALDFLIAQNRVDCGDAPVADAPHAAGRDVVVVGGGDTAMDCVRTAVRQGANSVVCLYRRDRDNMPGSAREVQNAEEEGVRFEWLGAPKALMSKGEAVTAVRAQRMALTEASAGGRRDIAPVPGSDFDLPADLVIEALGFEPEAFAEQLDANLGLTRWNTLQVARGGFATTLPGVFAAGDAVRGASLVVWAVRDGQDAAAEIDRYLRARTEEAAA; from the coding sequence ATGCAAAAAGGTGGCCGTTCCAACCCTGGTGGTTTTCTGATTGAGCAGCGTCGGCTGGAGAAACAGCCCGCTGAGCTGCGCGTACGCGCCTTCACGGAGATCACGCTCAAACCGACCGCCGCCAGCGGGACGGTCCAGGCGTCGCGCTGCACCGACTGCGGCGTGCCCTTCTGCCAGAACGCCTGCCCGCTTCAGAACAACATCCCCGACTGGCTGGCCCTGTCGGCGGACGGCGACCTGCGCGAGGCCTGGCGCGTCGCCTCGGCCACCTCGACCATGCCGGAAATCTGCGGCCGCATCTGTCCGCAGGACCGCCTGTGCGAGGGCGCCTGCACCCTGCAGCAGTCCGGCTGGGACGGCGTGACCATCGGCTCGGTCGAGGCCTGGATCGCCGACGCCGCCTTCGACAACGGCTGGGTCGAGCCCATCCGCCCCCTGGTCGAGCGCGGCCAGAGCGTGGCTGTCGTCGGCTCCGGCCCCGCCGGCCTAGCCGCCGCCGATCGCCTTCGCAGTGACGGCTATCAGGTCACGATCTATGACCGCCACGACCGCGCCGGCGGCCTGCTGACCTACGGCATCCCCGGCTTCAAGCTGGAGAAGCGCATCGTCCAGCGCCGCATCGACCGCCTGATCGAGGGCAGGGTCCAGTTCGTGCTGAACACCAACGTCGGCGTCGACGTCTCGATGGACGAGTTGCGGTCGCGCCATGACGCCGTCCTGCTGGCCATGGGCGTCTATCAGGCCCGCACCCTGAGCGTGCCCGGTCGCGGCCCGAACGACACCGTCGCCGCCCTCGACTTCCTGATCGCCCAGAACCGCGTCGATTGCGGCGACGCCCCCGTGGCTGACGCCCCCCACGCGGCCGGTCGCGACGTCGTCGTGGTCGGCGGCGGCGACACGGCCATGGACTGCGTCCGCACCGCCGTCCGTCAGGGGGCGAACAGCGTCGTCTGCCTCTATCGCCGCGACCGCGACAACATGCCGGGCTCGGCCCGCGAGGTGCAGAACGCCGAGGAGGAAGGCGTCCGCTTCGAATGGCTGGGCGCGCCCAAGGCTCTGATGTCCAAGGGCGAGGCCGTGACCGCCGTCCGCGCCCAGCGCATGGCCCTGACCGAAGCCTCCGCAGGCGGGCGCCGCGACATCGCGCCTGTGCCCGGTTCGGACTTCGACCTGCCCGCCGACCTGGTGATCGAGGCCCTCGGCTTCGAGCCGGAGGCCTTCGCCGAGCAGCTCGACGCCAACCTCGGCCTGACCAGGTGGAACACCCTGCAGGTGGCGCGCGGCGGTTTCGCCACCACCCTGCCCGGCGTGTTCGCCGCCGGGGACGCCGTGCGCGGCGCCTCCCTCGTTGTCTGGGCCGTGCGCGACGGCCAGGACGCCGCGGCCGAAATCGACCGCTACCTGCGCGCGCGTACCGAGGAAGCCGCGGCATGA
- the gltB gene encoding glutamate synthase large subunit → MTDASQQNWLAQYEENRARLIEGGAYDPSSERDACGVGLVCAIDGKPRREIVEMAIKSLKAVAHRGAVDADGLSGDGAGVMIELPQAFFAAQVRAVGQTLRPGPIAVGQVFLPRTDLGAQDHARAIVEAEAIRSGFYIYGWRQTPMDLSVVGVRADATRPEIEQIMLAAPEGMEIEELERELFLCRRRIEKAVQASGLNGFYLCSLSARSIVYKGMVRAELLGQLYHDLNDPTVEAGYAVFHQRYSTNTFPEWKLAQPFRMLAHNGEINTLQGNLNWMRAHEIRMAASAFGDRDQEVKPVVQPGGSDSAALDNVFEVLVRAGRPAPLAKALLVPEAWSSDDVVMKPEHRALYAYCNAVMEPWDGPAALCAVDGRWVVAGKDRNGLRPLRAVETVDGLLLAGSEAGLVPLPEGRIKRRLHIGPGKLIAVDLKHGRLYDEHEAVDALAAAQPYSDWLENMVDLEPIIGPGPEPRAAVGEALIRRQIAAGFSREDLDLLLDALVRDGKEAVGSMGDDAPPAVLSSLPRPLAHYFRQNFSQVTNPPIDPLREAGAMSLKTRFKNLGNILAQDEAQTEVFVLDSPVLTTGMYQRLLGVVADGSTTVIDCTYPVPAEGDRPGAGLRQALDRIRDEAEAAARDGATLIVLTDEQASAERLAAPMILATAGTHGRLIAAGLRTYCSLVVRSAETLDPHAFAVLVGVGATAVNPWLAQELFQERLDRGAYPGLTLHDACLNYKHGIEAGLLKVLARKGISIISAYRGGCEFEVLGLSRALAAEFFPGAPSRISGIGLAGLEQAALKRHSVAFGAAVPSPSMGGFFRIRAGGEAHAHDAKTIHLLQDAVNRGDFKRFKQYSAAVREQPDLALRDLLDFKDGLTPVQLHEVESVSDIRRRFLSQAMSLGALSPEAHETLNIAMNRMGARAVSGEGGEDPARYVPRPNGDNANSAVKQVASGRFGVTAEYLNQCREIEIKVAQGAKPGEGGQLPGFKVTEFIGRMRHAVPGTTLISPPPHHDIYSIEDLAQLIYDLKAINPDAKVTVKLVSATGIGAIASGVAKAKADAILIAGHNGGTGASPQTSVKHAGMPWEIGLAEAHQVLSLNHLRSSVCLRADGGIRTGRDVVLAALLGAEEYGIGTSGLIAMGCLMVRQCHSNTCPVGVCSQDERLRAKFTGTPEKVVNLFTFIAEEVREILASIGARTIDEIVGRTDLLRQTRRGGSHLDDLDLNPLLMKVDVDRPGRWADKVRKPVPESLDAQVLKDAAPFLERGQTLELSYPLNNTQRTAGAGVSSAIVRKFGPQGPQGRLTLKLEGIAGQSFGAFGARGLILDVTGEVNDYVGKGLSGADIHVRPQEWRADQQVCGNTTLYGATSGRLFVAGAAGERFAVRNSGAEAVVEGLGAHGCEYMTGGRVVVLGSVGWNLAAGMSGGELFVLDAEGRAAQALNGDMAGVGAIDAEAEARLKALIEAHASATGSPLARRILADWASFAPRFVRIAPKTVLAAEAATTDVRLAQPA, encoded by the coding sequence ATGACCGACGCATCGCAACAGAACTGGCTGGCCCAGTACGAAGAGAACCGCGCCCGCCTGATCGAGGGCGGCGCCTATGACCCGTCGTCGGAGCGCGACGCCTGCGGCGTGGGCCTGGTCTGCGCCATCGACGGCAAGCCGCGTCGCGAGATCGTCGAGATGGCCATCAAGTCGCTGAAGGCCGTGGCCCACCGCGGCGCGGTCGACGCCGACGGCCTGTCCGGCGACGGCGCCGGCGTCATGATCGAACTGCCCCAGGCCTTCTTCGCGGCCCAGGTGCGCGCCGTCGGCCAGACCCTGCGCCCCGGCCCCATCGCCGTGGGTCAGGTCTTCCTGCCGCGCACCGACCTGGGCGCCCAGGACCACGCCCGCGCCATCGTCGAGGCCGAAGCCATCCGCTCGGGCTTCTATATCTACGGCTGGCGTCAGACGCCGATGGACCTGTCCGTCGTCGGCGTCCGCGCCGACGCCACCCGGCCCGAGATCGAGCAGATCATGCTGGCCGCCCCCGAAGGCATGGAGATCGAGGAGTTGGAGCGCGAGCTCTTCCTGTGTCGCCGCCGCATCGAAAAGGCGGTGCAGGCGTCGGGCCTGAACGGCTTCTACCTCTGCTCCCTGTCGGCCCGCTCCATCGTCTACAAGGGCATGGTCCGCGCCGAACTGCTGGGTCAGCTGTATCACGACCTGAACGACCCCACGGTCGAGGCCGGTTACGCCGTCTTCCACCAGCGCTACTCGACCAACACCTTCCCCGAATGGAAGCTGGCCCAGCCCTTCCGCATGCTGGCCCACAACGGCGAAATCAACACGCTTCAGGGCAACCTGAACTGGATGCGCGCCCACGAGATCCGCATGGCCGCCTCGGCCTTCGGCGACCGCGATCAGGAGGTCAAGCCGGTGGTCCAGCCGGGCGGCTCGGACTCGGCGGCCCTGGACAATGTCTTCGAGGTCCTGGTCCGCGCCGGGCGCCCTGCGCCCCTGGCCAAGGCCCTGCTGGTGCCCGAGGCCTGGTCCTCGGACGACGTGGTGATGAAGCCCGAGCACCGCGCCCTCTACGCCTACTGCAATGCAGTGATGGAGCCGTGGGACGGCCCCGCCGCCCTGTGCGCCGTCGACGGCCGTTGGGTCGTGGCGGGCAAGGACCGCAACGGCCTGCGCCCCCTGCGCGCCGTCGAAACCGTGGACGGCCTGCTGCTGGCCGGCTCCGAGGCCGGTCTGGTCCCCCTGCCCGAGGGCCGCATCAAGCGCCGCCTGCACATCGGTCCCGGCAAGCTGATCGCCGTCGATCTGAAGCATGGCCGCCTCTATGACGAGCACGAGGCCGTCGATGCCCTGGCCGCCGCCCAGCCCTACTCCGACTGGCTGGAGAACATGGTCGATCTGGAGCCGATCATCGGCCCCGGACCCGAGCCCCGCGCCGCCGTCGGCGAGGCCCTGATCCGCCGCCAGATCGCCGCCGGTTTCAGCCGCGAAGACCTGGACCTGCTGCTGGACGCCCTGGTCCGCGACGGCAAGGAGGCGGTCGGCTCCATGGGCGACGACGCCCCGCCCGCCGTCCTGTCCAGCCTGCCGCGCCCTCTGGCCCACTACTTCCGCCAGAACTTCAGCCAGGTCACCAACCCGCCCATCGACCCCCTGCGCGAAGCCGGGGCCATGAGCCTGAAGACCCGCTTCAAGAACCTCGGCAACATCCTGGCCCAGGACGAGGCCCAGACCGAGGTCTTCGTGCTGGACAGCCCGGTCCTGACCACCGGCATGTACCAGCGCCTGCTGGGCGTCGTCGCCGACGGCTCGACCACGGTGATCGACTGCACCTATCCGGTCCCCGCTGAAGGCGACCGCCCCGGCGCCGGCCTGCGTCAGGCGCTCGACCGCATCCGCGACGAGGCCGAGGCCGCCGCGCGCGACGGCGCCACCCTGATCGTCCTGACCGACGAGCAGGCCTCGGCAGAGCGTCTGGCCGCGCCGATGATCCTGGCCACCGCCGGGACGCACGGCCGCCTAATCGCCGCCGGCCTGCGCACCTATTGCTCGCTGGTCGTGCGTTCGGCGGAGACTTTGGACCCGCACGCCTTCGCCGTTCTGGTCGGGGTCGGCGCCACCGCCGTCAATCCGTGGCTGGCGCAGGAACTGTTCCAGGAGCGTCTGGATCGCGGCGCCTATCCGGGCCTGACGCTTCACGACGCCTGCCTGAACTACAAGCACGGCATCGAAGCGGGCCTGCTCAAGGTGCTGGCGCGCAAGGGCATCAGCATCATCTCCGCCTACCGCGGCGGCTGCGAGTTCGAGGTCCTGGGCCTGTCGCGCGCCCTGGCCGCCGAGTTCTTCCCCGGCGCGCCCTCGCGCATCTCCGGCATCGGTCTGGCCGGTCTGGAGCAGGCGGCGCTCAAGCGTCACAGCGTCGCCTTCGGCGCGGCGGTCCCCTCCCCGTCGATGGGCGGTTTCTTCCGCATCCGTGCGGGCGGCGAGGCCCACGCCCACGACGCCAAGACCATCCACCTGTTGCAGGACGCGGTGAACCGCGGCGACTTCAAGCGCTTCAAGCAATACTCCGCCGCCGTCCGCGAACAGCCGGACCTAGCCCTGCGCGACCTGCTGGACTTCAAGGACGGCCTGACCCCGGTGCAACTGCACGAGGTCGAAAGCGTCTCGGACATCCGCCGCCGCTTCCTGTCGCAAGCCATGTCTTTGGGCGCCCTGTCGCCTGAGGCGCATGAGACCCTGAACATCGCCATGAACCGGATGGGCGCGCGCGCCGTCTCCGGCGAGGGCGGCGAGGACCCGGCTCGCTATGTGCCGCGTCCAAACGGCGACAACGCCAATTCGGCGGTCAAGCAAGTGGCCTCGGGCCGTTTCGGCGTCACCGCCGAATACCTGAACCAATGCCGCGAGATCGAGATCAAGGTGGCCCAGGGCGCCAAGCCCGGCGAGGGCGGTCAGTTGCCCGGCTTCAAGGTCACCGAGTTCATCGGCCGGATGCGCCACGCAGTCCCCGGCACCACCCTGATCAGCCCGCCGCCGCACCACGACATCTACTCGATCGAGGACCTGGCCCAGTTGATCTACGACCTGAAGGCGATCAACCCCGACGCCAAGGTCACGGTCAAACTGGTCTCGGCCACCGGCATCGGCGCCATCGCGTCCGGCGTGGCCAAGGCCAAGGCCGACGCCATCCTGATCGCCGGCCACAACGGCGGCACGGGCGCCTCGCCCCAGACCTCGGTCAAGCACGCCGGCATGCCGTGGGAAATCGGTCTGGCCGAGGCGCATCAGGTGCTCAGCCTGAACCACCTGCGCTCCTCCGTCTGCCTGCGCGCCGACGGCGGCATCCGCACCGGGCGCGACGTGGTCCTGGCCGCGCTGCTGGGGGCCGAGGAATACGGCATCGGCACCTCGGGCCTGATCGCCATGGGCTGCCTGATGGTGCGCCAGTGCCACTCCAACACCTGCCCGGTCGGCGTCTGCTCGCAGGACGAGCGCCTGCGCGCCAAGTTCACGGGCACGCCGGAGAAGGTGGTCAACCTCTTCACCTTCATCGCCGAGGAGGTCCGCGAAATCCTGGCCTCCATCGGCGCCCGCACGATCGACGAGATCGTCGGCCGCACGGACCTGCTGCGTCAGACCCGCCGCGGCGGCTCGCATCTGGACGATCTGGACCTCAACCCCCTGCTGATGAAGGTCGACGTCGACCGTCCCGGACGATGGGCCGACAAGGTGCGCAAGCCCGTTCCCGAAAGCCTGGACGCCCAGGTGCTGAAGGACGCCGCTCCCTTCCTGGAGCGCGGCCAGACGCTGGAGCTGTCCTATCCGCTTAACAACACCCAGCGCACCGCCGGCGCCGGAGTGTCGTCCGCCATCGTCCGCAAGTTCGGCCCGCAGGGTCCGCAGGGCCGTCTGACGCTGAAGCTGGAAGGCATCGCCGGCCAGAGCTTCGGCGCCTTCGGGGCCAGGGGCCTGATCCTCGACGTCACCGGCGAGGTCAACGACTACGTCGGCAAGGGCCTGTCAGGCGCCGACATCCATGTCCGTCCCCAGGAGTGGCGCGCGGATCAGCAGGTCTGCGGCAACACCACCCTCTATGGCGCGACCTCGGGCCGCCTGTTCGTGGCGGGCGCGGCGGGCGAGCGCTTCGCCGTCCGCAACTCGGGCGCCGAGGCCGTGGTCGAGGGTCTGGGCGCGCACGGCTGCGAATACATGACCGGCGGCCGCGTGGTGGTTCTGGGTTCGGTGGGCTGGAATCTGGCGGCGGGCATGAGCGGCGGCGAGCTGTTCGTGCTGGACGCCGAGGGCCGGGCCGCTCAAGCCCTGAACGGCGACATGGCCGGCGTCGGCGCCATCGACGCCGAAGCCGAGGCCCGGCTGAAGGCCCTGATCGAGGCCCACGCCAGCGCCACCGGCTCGCCTCTGGCCCGCCGCATCCTGGCCGACTGGGCGTCGTTCGCGCCGCGCTTCGTCCGCATCGCGCCGAAAACCGTCCTCGCCGCCGAGGCCGCAACCACCGACGTCAGGCTGGCCCAACCGGCCTGA
- a CDS encoding DUF3606 domain-containing protein — protein MAGLKDKRGFIDKDRLDLSERQAVEYWMKRWGVTKDQITAAHRKVGRMTKDIAAELGKKR, from the coding sequence ATGGCGGGCCTCAAGGACAAGCGCGGCTTCATCGACAAGGACCGGCTGGACCTGTCCGAGCGGCAGGCCGTCGAATACTGGATGAAGCGCTGGGGCGTGACCAAGGATCAGATCACCGCCGCCCACCGCAAGGTCGGTCGCATGACCAAGGACATCGCCGCCGAACTGGGCAAGAAGCGCTGA